The Halopelagius inordinatus genomic interval GGCGGGCGAGTCGCTGACCAACCTCGTCGTCTGAGGCGACGGTCGGTCCCGCACGCCCCGACAGCGGACGACCACCATGGCGGCGCTGTCTCTGTCTATCGGCCGTGATAATTGTGATGTAACGTTTACCTGTTAGGTAAAATAACACTCGCCAAGAGAAGATGACGATCGAATCACTGACCGCCGTCATAGACGGTGCGGAGAGCGCATCGCAGACGTTGTCCATCTACAACTACGAGGGGCCGACGAAGGCCAAAGACCGGGTCGTCTCCTACTTCGACCCTCTGAGCGTCACCGTTCGAGACGGCGAGACGATAGAGGGGCTTCCGAAGAATTTCGCGCTGTTGCGCGAGGGAGACGAGTTCGTCGCCGCCGCGGGAGTGAGTGAACTGTACGACCATATCACCGGCAATCGGTGGCTCGACGCGGACGAGTTCGAGAGACTGGATCGACCGGAGATTCTGGACAGTCTGGACGAACGGACGTTCACGAGCTACGACCGTCAGCGGATGACGCTGGCTTCTCGCGAGATAGAACACCGCGCGTGGCGGGAGGGACGCGGCGAACTACACGCCGGGTTCCAACGGCTCTCGCTGTTCCGAACGCAGCAGTCGGTGTACGACCGCCTCGGTGACACCGGCGTCGACGTCCACGTCTACGGCGAACCGGACGCCGAGACTCCCTCGGGACTCGCCGAACACGCCTATTCCGACGAGGAAGTCGCGCAGTCGTGGTTCGTCGTCTACGAGGCGGGCGAGTCTCCGACGGACGGCCGGGCGCAGTCCGGCGAGAGCTCCGAGGCTCACCCGTGTGCGATGGTCGCAAGAGAGCAGGAAGACGGGACGTTCACCGGTTGTTGGACCTACGACCCCGAGGTAGTCGAGTCGACGGTCGCGTATCTTCGAGACACCTATCCGCCCACGACGAGCGCTGAACGCGACGAGAGCGCACCGGAGTCGGCCGGTTCGCGGTAGCCTCTACTCGGGACCGTCACACGTCCGCACCCGAGACGTGACGAGCGAACGTAACGCTCTTGTTTAGGTTGGCCTAATCCACTCACTGACGGATGGAACTGACACGTCGCGACGTCGTCGCCGCACTCGCCGCGTCCGGTATCGGATCCGTCGCCGGGTGTTCGCAGTCATCGAACGGCGGGGGTGGCGGGGACGGCGAGGACCCGGCCGACGAGACGCCGATATCGAGTCACGACGTCGCCACACTCGTCGCAGTCGCCGACGTCGTCTACCCTTCCGACGCGGAGAACGTTCGAGAGTTCGTCGAGAACTACTCGGGACGGCGCGTTCGGGCCGACGACGAGTACGCCCGCGGCGTCGCCGACGCAGTGAGAACGCTCGACGACTACGTCGGCAACTGGCACGACGAGTCGTTCTCGGCGCTGTCGGCGGCGGACCGGTCTAACGCGCTCGACCGGATGTCCGTCGACGTGGCCGACCCCGACCCCGACGGTGTGCCGAGAGAACGGGTCCGGTACTACCTCGTGAACGAACTCCTCTTTGCCTTCTACTCGACGCCGACGGGCGCGGGTCTCGCGGGGTTGGAGAACCCGCCGGGTCACCCCGGCGGGAGGCGGTCGTACAGGCGGGGGCCGGAGCGGTGACCGCCCCCGAACCCGACCGGACGCCCTCCGAGCGAACGGACGTCTGCGTCGTCGGTGCGGGACCGGCCGGAGCCATCGTCGCCGCGGAGGCGGCGCGGGCTGGCCACGACGTGGTCGTCATCGAAGCGGGGCCGCGGTTCGACCCCGAGGACCGCGTCCGGCGGATGGAGCGTCACCTCCGCCCCGGCGACGGCGCGCCGGTGTGGGACGGCGACGCCGCCCGAGACGCCTACAGTTCATCCGGCGGGCGTCACTACCCGCTGAACGCCGCCCGCGTGAAGGGCGTCGGCGGAACGACGCTCCACTGGCAGGGGATGGTGATGCGCCTGCACGAGCAGGATTTCGAACTCGACTCCGAACTCGGCGTCGCCGCCGATTGGCCCCTCTCGTACGCCGACTTGCGACCGTACTACGCCGACGCCGAGGCGGAACTCTCCGTCGCGGGCGCGTCGGACAACCCCTTCGAACCGCCGCGGGAGAACCCCCATCCGCT includes:
- a CDS encoding DICT sensory domain-containing protein, which translates into the protein MTIESLTAVIDGAESASQTLSIYNYEGPTKAKDRVVSYFDPLSVTVRDGETIEGLPKNFALLREGDEFVAAAGVSELYDHITGNRWLDADEFERLDRPEILDSLDERTFTSYDRQRMTLASREIEHRAWREGRGELHAGFQRLSLFRTQQSVYDRLGDTGVDVHVYGEPDAETPSGLAEHAYSDEEVAQSWFVVYEAGESPTDGRAQSGESSEAHPCAMVAREQEDGTFTGCWTYDPEVVESTVAYLRDTYPPTTSAERDESAPESAGSR
- a CDS encoding gluconate 2-dehydrogenase subunit 3 family protein, translating into MELTRRDVVAALAASGIGSVAGCSQSSNGGGGGDGEDPADETPISSHDVATLVAVADVVYPSDAENVREFVENYSGRRVRADDEYARGVADAVRTLDDYVGNWHDESFSALSAADRSNALDRMSVDVADPDPDGVPRERVRYYLVNELLFAFYSTPTGAGLAGLENPPGHPGGRRSYRRGPER